The Enterococcus sp. 7F3_DIV0205 genome has a window encoding:
- a CDS encoding ribonuclease J: MSTIKIVPLGGVRENGKNMYIAEVEDEIFVLDCGLKYPENELLGIDVVIPDFTYLVENIDRVAGIFLTHGHADAIGALPYLLSKVHVPVFGTELTVELAKLNVGDHADSKDFNDFHVVDAHTEIDFAHATISFFRTTHTIPDSIGINLKTKEGNIVYTGDFKFDQSAIPMYQTDFGRLAEIGNEGVLALLSDSSNAENPTQIVSELQIADEVFDTIRYWEGRIIVACVASNLQRVQQVLDAAHKSDRKIVLTGQDFQRIINTAIKLDKLKLPSEDLIISVKDMKKYQSDQLVILETGTMGEPIKSLQKMANGTHRVIKIKEGDLVYITTTPTTAMETAVAKTEDIVYRAGGVVKQISDNLRVSGHASPNDLQLMLNLMKPKYFVPIQGEYRQLAAHADLAHELGIPYKNIFITGRGDILEYSKQKMNVAGSTTADNIMIDGIGVGDIGNIVLRDRRILSEDGIFVAVVTINRREKRIVSPAKITSRGFVYVKTSKDLMKESSSIVTEIVEKHLESSDFEWSKLKQDIREQLSRYLFEQTKRRPVILPVIMEATQRKGRKSAN; encoded by the coding sequence GTGAGTACAATAAAAATCGTTCCATTAGGCGGCGTTCGTGAAAATGGTAAAAATATGTACATCGCAGAAGTGGAAGATGAAATTTTTGTACTGGATTGTGGATTAAAATATCCAGAAAATGAGCTATTAGGAATTGATGTGGTCATTCCCGATTTTACGTATTTGGTGGAAAATATCGATCGTGTCGCAGGGATTTTCTTAACACATGGTCATGCCGATGCAATCGGAGCGTTACCATATCTTTTATCTAAAGTTCATGTACCAGTATTCGGAACGGAATTAACCGTTGAGTTAGCAAAATTAAACGTAGGAGATCATGCAGATTCTAAAGATTTTAATGATTTCCATGTGGTTGATGCCCATACAGAAATTGATTTTGCACATGCAACAATCAGCTTCTTCCGAACAACACACACGATTCCAGATTCTATTGGAATCAATTTAAAAACTAAAGAAGGTAACATCGTCTACACAGGAGATTTCAAGTTTGATCAAAGTGCGATTCCAATGTATCAAACAGATTTTGGTCGTTTAGCTGAAATCGGCAATGAAGGAGTTTTAGCGTTGTTGAGTGACTCTTCTAATGCAGAAAACCCAACTCAAATCGTTTCTGAACTTCAGATTGCAGATGAAGTTTTTGATACAATCCGTTATTGGGAAGGCCGCATTATCGTAGCTTGTGTGGCGAGTAATTTACAACGTGTACAGCAAGTTTTAGATGCTGCCCACAAATCCGACCGTAAAATTGTTTTAACTGGGCAGGATTTCCAACGAATCATCAACACTGCCATCAAATTGGACAAATTAAAATTACCTAGTGAAGATTTAATCATCAGTGTGAAAGATATGAAAAAATATCAATCTGATCAATTAGTGATTTTAGAGACAGGAACGATGGGGGAACCAATCAAGTCATTACAAAAAATGGCTAATGGTACACATCGTGTCATTAAAATCAAAGAAGGCGATTTAGTTTATATCACCACAACGCCAACGACTGCGATGGAAACGGCTGTTGCTAAGACAGAAGACATTGTATACCGTGCAGGTGGTGTAGTGAAACAAATCTCTGATAATCTGCGTGTTTCAGGTCATGCAAGTCCAAATGATTTACAGTTGATGCTAAATTTGATGAAACCAAAATATTTTGTTCCGATCCAAGGTGAATATCGTCAATTGGCAGCCCATGCAGATTTAGCCCATGAATTAGGCATTCCATACAAAAATATTTTCATTACTGGTCGAGGGGATATCCTTGAATACAGTAAACAAAAAATGAATGTTGCTGGCAGTACAACTGCTGATAACATCATGATTGATGGAATTGGTGTGGGAGATATCGGAAATATCGTGCTTCGTGATCGTAGAATATTATCTGAAGATGGTATTTTTGTAGCTGTTGTCACAATCAATCGTCGCGAAAAAAGAATTGTTTCACCTGCTAAAATCACATCAAGAGGTTTTGTCTATGTGAAAACAAGCAAAGACTTGATGAAAGAAAGTAGCAGTATCGTAACCGAGATTGTTGAAAAGCATCTTGAGAGCAGCGATTTTGAATGGAGCAAGTTAAAGCAAGATATTCGTGAGCAACTGAGTCGCTACTTATTTGAACAAACCAAACGTCGTCCAGTGATTCTTCCTGTTATTATGGAAGCAACGCAACGTAAAGGACGCAAATCAGCAAATTAA
- a CDS encoding S-ribosylhomocysteine lyase: protein MARVESFELDHNTVKAPYVRLAGTEKNGEALIEKYDLRFLQPNEDELPTAAVHTLEHLLAVNLRDHLEGIIDISPMGCRTGFYMIMWNEHSPKEIRDALVKVLNFIAETDFVPAVSAKECGNYKDHSLFSAQEYAKIVLEKGISLDPFERVL, encoded by the coding sequence ATGGCACGTGTTGAAAGTTTTGAATTAGATCACAATACAGTTAAAGCCCCTTATGTTCGTTTAGCGGGTACTGAAAAAAATGGTGAGGCCCTGATCGAAAAATACGATCTACGTTTTTTACAACCAAATGAAGACGAATTACCAACAGCAGCAGTTCATACATTGGAACATTTATTAGCAGTGAATTTGCGCGATCACTTAGAAGGCATCATCGATATCTCTCCAATGGGTTGTCGAACTGGTTTTTACATGATTATGTGGAATGAACATTCTCCAAAAGAAATTCGCGATGCTTTGGTTAAAGTATTGAACTTTATCGCTGAGACAGATTTCGTTCCTGCTGTTTCTGCTAAAGAGTGTGGAAACTATAAAGACCATTCTTTATTTTCTGCACAAGAATATGCGAAGATTGTTTTAGAAAAAGGAATCAGTTTAGATCCTTTTGAGCGCGTTTTATAA
- a CDS encoding aspartate-semialdehyde dehydrogenase yields MKKMYNVAVVGATGAVGTKMIQMLEESSLPMNQVKLLASKRSAGKEVTFKGQTLVIEELVPESFTDVDIALFSAGGNISKQFAPEAVKRGAVVVDNTSHYRMDPEVPLVVPEVNPKALKRHKGIIANPNCSTIQMMVALEPIRQAYGLDRLIVSTYQAVSGAGINAMEELKSQALAYINGTPADQLEAAILPAGGDKKHYPIAFNALPQIDVFADADYTYEEWKMINETKKIMEDDSIKVVATCVRIPVLSGHSESIYIEVKEEGSDVSTIKELIANAPGVVLQDDPSKQLYPQALTSIDRKETFVGRIRQDIDIEKGYHMWVVSDNLLKGAAWNSVQIAETLHEMDLVRV; encoded by the coding sequence ATGAAAAAAATGTACAATGTTGCCGTGGTAGGCGCAACTGGTGCTGTGGGTACCAAAATGATCCAAATGTTGGAAGAATCATCATTACCGATGAATCAGGTAAAACTTTTAGCTTCAAAACGTTCTGCGGGAAAAGAAGTAACGTTTAAGGGGCAAACCCTTGTAATCGAAGAGTTAGTACCTGAATCATTTACAGACGTGGATATTGCATTATTTAGTGCAGGAGGCAATATCTCAAAACAATTTGCACCAGAAGCAGTGAAACGCGGAGCGGTCGTTGTTGATAATACAAGTCACTACAGAATGGATCCAGAAGTACCTTTAGTAGTGCCAGAAGTCAATCCGAAAGCGTTAAAACGTCATAAAGGAATCATTGCCAATCCGAATTGTTCGACGATTCAAATGATGGTAGCACTTGAACCTATCAGACAGGCATATGGTTTAGACCGTTTGATTGTTTCAACTTATCAGGCAGTTAGTGGAGCAGGGATCAATGCAATGGAGGAGCTAAAATCACAAGCATTAGCGTATATCAATGGTACGCCTGCGGATCAATTAGAAGCGGCTATTTTACCAGCTGGTGGCGATAAAAAACACTATCCAATCGCATTCAACGCATTACCTCAGATCGATGTCTTTGCGGACGCTGATTATACTTATGAGGAATGGAAGATGATCAACGAAACGAAGAAAATCATGGAAGATGACAGCATCAAAGTGGTTGCAACCTGTGTTCGGATTCCTGTTTTATCTGGTCATTCTGAATCGATTTATATCGAAGTTAAAGAAGAAGGTTCGGATGTGAGCACAATCAAAGAATTGATTGCTAATGCGCCAGGTGTTGTTTTACAAGACGATCCAAGTAAGCAACTTTATCCGCAAGCTTTAACAAGTATTGATCGTAAAGAAACATTTGTTGGAAGAATTCGTCAAGATATTGATATTGAGAAAGGCTACCATATGTGGGTTGTTTCGGATAATCTATTAAAAGGTGCTGCCTGGAATTCAGTTCAAATTGCGGAAACATTACATGAGATGGATTTGGTAAGAGTTTAA
- the amaP gene encoding alkaline shock response membrane anchor protein AmaP, which yields MKRLLKIIFLFIILILFIGTLGSLSQLVDIPWLSYQVDGLLYNYPWLFSFFEWTLLILGGLLLLSLVAVLSVSGRRKRLVIKDGKNRIEVPKSTVEQIVKDAYSTIIHPDKTKMTVRIKGKEKVAIKLKVDVRSKERYQPLGEEIKEAVQGASDTALESIDSRVTVQLREKEPTESTAFGKKQSRVI from the coding sequence ATGAAACGTTTGCTGAAAATTATTTTTTTATTTATCATACTCATACTGTTTATCGGAACACTGGGCTCACTTAGTCAGTTGGTCGATATTCCTTGGCTGTCTTACCAAGTAGATGGGCTTCTTTACAATTATCCTTGGTTATTCAGTTTTTTTGAATGGACTTTACTTATCTTAGGAGGTCTTTTACTGCTTAGTTTGGTGGCAGTACTTTCAGTTTCTGGACGAAGAAAACGTCTAGTCATAAAGGACGGTAAGAATCGGATCGAAGTACCTAAAAGCACTGTAGAACAAATTGTGAAAGATGCTTACAGCACCATCATCCATCCAGATAAAACGAAAATGACAGTTAGAATCAAGGGTAAAGAAAAAGTAGCCATTAAATTGAAAGTTGATGTTCGAAGCAAAGAGCGTTATCAACCTTTAGGAGAAGAAATCAAAGAAGCGGTACAAGGAGCATCAGACACAGCCCTGGAATCAATTGATAGCCGCGTAACGGTTCAATTAAGAGAAAAAGAACCGACAGAATCTACAGCTTTTGGTAAAAAACAATCACGAGTGATATAG
- a CDS encoding AI-2E family transporter → MEKKQETRWIKFLGGKNLLFTLVALLLLGAVIFIFHQVGFIFGPIGVVFKTIIGPTILALILYYLFNPVVNWLEKHKVKRVYGVSAIFIILIALIVIGIILVVPILQKQVDGLVKSFPQYMDDLNKMVTDFFHNSALEKPLANALDGIQRWFDNVSDGIGSYFSKAVEGASTVFSTLTGFALVMVTAPIITFFLLKDDRKFFSFILNIIPPRFRNDAKEIGATMSSQVGAYLKGQILVSIAIGILTFIGFWLVKVPYSGTLSIIVGITAVIPYIGPVIAFIPAAIVALMVSFGMFIKMSLVWMLVQMLNGHLIAPQVMGKRLVVHPLTIVIVLLVMGDLLGMFGLIFGIPIYAIAKVLVTYIFRKFKQRYNQFYGDSGEYEDTEFSKEEYLDE, encoded by the coding sequence ATGGAAAAGAAACAAGAAACTCGTTGGATCAAATTTCTTGGTGGAAAAAATCTATTATTCACACTTGTTGCTTTATTGTTGTTAGGTGCAGTGATTTTTATTTTTCATCAGGTTGGTTTTATTTTTGGTCCGATCGGTGTTGTGTTCAAAACAATTATTGGACCAACAATTTTAGCGTTGATTTTGTATTATTTATTCAATCCAGTCGTCAACTGGTTAGAAAAACATAAAGTGAAACGAGTGTATGGTGTTTCGGCTATTTTTATTATTTTGATTGCATTGATCGTTATCGGTATTATTTTAGTTGTTCCGATTCTGCAAAAACAGGTGGATGGATTAGTCAAAAGCTTTCCACAATATATGGACGATCTAAATAAAATGGTCACAGATTTTTTCCATAATTCTGCATTAGAAAAACCTTTAGCCAATGCTTTAGATGGTATTCAAAGATGGTTTGATAACGTTTCAGATGGCATAGGAAGTTATTTTAGTAAAGCTGTGGAGGGAGCTTCGACGGTCTTTTCTACCTTGACTGGTTTTGCACTTGTGATGGTAACGGCTCCAATCATTACTTTTTTCTTATTGAAAGATGATCGTAAGTTTTTCTCTTTTATTTTGAACATTATACCCCCACGTTTTAGAAACGATGCGAAAGAAATTGGGGCAACAATGAGTAGCCAAGTTGGTGCCTATTTAAAAGGGCAAATTTTGGTGTCGATCGCTATTGGTATCTTAACATTCATTGGTTTTTGGCTTGTTAAAGTACCTTATTCAGGAACGTTATCGATTATTGTTGGGATTACTGCCGTGATTCCTTATATAGGACCTGTCATAGCATTCATTCCAGCTGCAATTGTCGCATTGATGGTGTCATTTGGTATGTTTATTAAAATGAGCCTAGTTTGGATGCTTGTCCAAATGTTGAATGGACATTTGATTGCACCTCAAGTGATGGGAAAACGACTAGTCGTGCATCCATTGACGATTGTGATCGTATTATTGGTGATGGGGGATTTACTAGGGATGTTCGGCTTGATTTTTGGAATTCCTATTTATGCTATTGCCAAGGTGCTAGTTACCTATATTTTCCGTAAATTTAAACAACGTTACAATCAATTTTATGGAGATAGTGGAGAATATGAAGACACTGAATTTTCTAAAGAAGAATATTTAGATGAATAA
- the dapA gene encoding 4-hydroxy-tetrahydrodipicolinate synthase, with translation MNLKNATIITAMVTPFDESGAIDFAKLPQLVNHLLDHHTEGIILAGTTGESPTLTHDEEIDLFNEVIRLVDGRVPIICGVGTNDTRDSVEFVQEISAIRGIDAGLAVVPYYNKPNQEGLYQHFKAIAEASDLPIIIYNVPGRTVASLDVATTLRLAELDNIIAVKECFGLDALTELIEKAPKDFLVYTGEDSLAFSNKALGGQGVMSVASHVFGTEMYDMFQALDQGEIKKAASIQRQLLPKMNALFSVPSPAPVKAVLNQMGISVGDLRLPLVPCTSEEKAKILSILDL, from the coding sequence ATGAATTTAAAAAATGCAACGATCATTACAGCAATGGTTACACCTTTTGACGAAAGTGGGGCAATTGATTTTGCTAAGCTGCCCCAATTAGTGAATCACTTGCTTGATCACCATACAGAAGGTATTATTTTAGCAGGAACAACAGGGGAATCACCAACGTTAACACATGATGAAGAAATCGATTTGTTTAATGAAGTAATTCGTTTGGTTGATGGTCGAGTTCCAATCATTTGTGGTGTGGGAACCAATGATACACGGGATTCTGTTGAATTTGTGCAAGAAATATCTGCAATTAGAGGTATTGATGCTGGTTTGGCTGTCGTTCCGTATTATAATAAACCAAACCAAGAAGGATTATATCAACATTTTAAAGCAATTGCTGAGGCGAGTGATTTGCCCATCATTATATATAACGTTCCAGGGAGAACGGTGGCAAGTCTTGATGTAGCAACGACTTTGCGCTTAGCAGAATTGGATAATATCATTGCAGTCAAAGAATGTTTCGGTTTAGATGCATTGACCGAGTTGATAGAAAAGGCGCCAAAAGACTTTTTAGTGTATACTGGGGAAGACTCCTTAGCTTTTTCAAACAAAGCTTTGGGCGGACAAGGTGTAATGTCAGTTGCCAGCCATGTTTTTGGAACGGAAATGTATGACATGTTTCAAGCGTTGGATCAAGGAGAAATTAAAAAAGCTGCAAGCATCCAGCGTCAGTTATTACCTAAGATGAATGCACTGTTCTCAGTGCCATCTCCGGCTCCCGTAAAAGCTGTATTGAATCAAATGGGTATTTCCGTTGGTGATTTACGTTTACCTCTTGTACCATGTACTTCTGAAGAAAAGGCGAAAATTTTAAGCATACTGGATCTTTGA
- a CDS encoding YtxH domain-containing protein, translating into MADLNGRVNDAKDKVEGTAKEVQGKVTDDKGKELEGKAQSAFGDVKDKARDAGDDIKEGAEKLGDKIKEGFEDIKEKFHKHDK; encoded by the coding sequence ATGGCAGATTTAAATGGACGCGTAAATGATGCAAAAGACAAAGTTGAAGGAACAGCTAAAGAAGTTCAAGGTAAAGTAACAGATGATAAAGGCAAAGAACTTGAAGGTAAAGCGCAATCAGCTTTTGGCGATGTAAAAGACAAAGCTCGTGATGCCGGTGATGATATCAAAGAGGGCGCTGAAAAATTAGGCGACAAAATCAAAGAAGGCTTTGAAGATATCAAAGAAAAATTCCATAAACATGATAAATAA
- the spxB gene encoding pyruvate oxidase, whose translation MSETINAAVAMIKVLESWDIDHIYGIPGGSFNSTMDALYQEKDRIHYIQVRHEEVGALAAAADAKLTGKIGVAFGSAGPGATHLINGLYDAQMDHVPVLALLGQVASSSMNYNSFQELNENPMFADVSVYNRTVMTPESLPHVVDEAIKAAYKHNGVAVVTIPVDFGTKEIPVQEVSTAKNHRTALVMPHYNDLKKAVSLIEAAEKPVLYIGQGTRGAWPEISAFSEHFSMPIISAVLGKGIVPDAYENFLGFAARVATKPANEALAETDLIVFAGSDFPFAAYFFNPDAKFIQIDIDSTKLGRRHKTDIAILGDAGEALKRMVELGESRPEDRWLKANQKNKENWVAWLRSFDDTSDKPLRVEPVFKEIRRIADEEAIFVTDVGNTTIHAIRLLDMNGKQKFTTSGWFATMGNAVPGGIAAQLSYPDRQVFTLSGDGAFAMVMQDIITQVKYKLPIINVVFSNDSFGFIEAEQEDSEQKKFGVFLQGADFGKVGEALGAKGFTITEYSQLEPAFEAAKHSERPVVIDVKIRNTRPLPVEELVLDPEKFSENEIHEFKEKYEVHDMPVLKELLKN comes from the coding sequence ATGTCCGAAACAATCAATGCTGCTGTTGCAATGATCAAAGTCTTAGAAAGTTGGGACATCGATCATATCTACGGAATCCCAGGAGGTTCCTTCAACTCCACAATGGATGCCTTATACCAAGAAAAAGATAGGATCCATTACATTCAAGTCCGCCATGAAGAAGTTGGGGCATTAGCTGCCGCCGCAGATGCTAAATTGACTGGAAAAATTGGGGTGGCTTTTGGTTCTGCAGGACCTGGTGCTACTCATTTGATCAACGGGTTATACGATGCGCAGATGGATCATGTCCCTGTTTTAGCGCTTTTAGGTCAAGTCGCTTCAAGCTCTATGAATTACAATTCCTTCCAAGAATTAAATGAAAACCCTATGTTTGCAGATGTCAGCGTGTATAATCGAACTGTTATGACCCCAGAAAGTTTGCCTCATGTTGTGGATGAAGCCATTAAAGCCGCATATAAGCATAATGGCGTTGCCGTTGTAACGATTCCTGTTGATTTTGGTACCAAAGAAATTCCTGTTCAAGAGGTTTCAACCGCAAAAAATCATCGAACAGCTTTAGTTATGCCACACTATAATGACTTAAAAAAGGCTGTTTCTTTGATCGAAGCTGCTGAAAAGCCCGTTCTTTATATTGGACAAGGAACTCGTGGTGCTTGGCCAGAAATCAGCGCTTTTTCTGAACACTTTTCAATGCCGATCATTTCGGCTGTCTTAGGTAAAGGCATTGTTCCAGATGCGTATGAAAACTTCCTCGGTTTTGCTGCTCGTGTGGCAACTAAACCTGCAAACGAAGCGTTAGCTGAAACAGATTTGATTGTATTTGCCGGTAGTGATTTCCCTTTTGCTGCTTATTTCTTTAACCCTGATGCTAAATTTATTCAAATCGACATTGATTCAACAAAATTAGGACGACGACATAAAACAGATATTGCGATTTTAGGTGATGCCGGGGAAGCGTTAAAACGAATGGTTGAACTAGGTGAATCACGCCCAGAAGATCGCTGGCTAAAAGCCAATCAAAAAAACAAAGAAAACTGGGTTGCTTGGTTAAGAAGTTTCGATGATACGTCAGATAAACCACTTCGTGTCGAGCCTGTTTTTAAAGAAATCCGTCGAATCGCTGATGAGGAAGCAATTTTTGTCACAGATGTTGGGAATACAACCATTCATGCGATTCGTCTGTTGGACATGAACGGCAAACAAAAATTCACGACTTCTGGTTGGTTTGCTACCATGGGCAATGCTGTTCCCGGTGGTATTGCAGCTCAGCTAAGTTATCCTGATCGGCAAGTCTTTACCTTGAGTGGTGATGGTGCTTTTGCTATGGTCATGCAAGATATCATTACCCAAGTGAAATACAAATTACCGATCATCAATGTTGTTTTTTCAAACGACTCTTTTGGCTTCATTGAAGCAGAACAAGAAGACAGTGAGCAAAAGAAATTCGGTGTCTTTTTACAAGGAGCTGATTTCGGAAAAGTTGGTGAAGCTCTTGGTGCCAAAGGGTTTACAATTACAGAATATAGTCAATTAGAACCCGCTTTTGAAGCAGCTAAACATAGTGAACGTCCTGTAGTGATCGATGTGAAAATTAGAAATACACGTCCTTTGCCTGTTGAGGAATTGGTTTTAGACCCTGAAAAATTCAGTGAAAACGAAATCCATGAATTTAAAGAAAAATATGAAGTTCATGATATGCCTGTACTGAAAGAGTTACTGAAAAACTAA
- a CDS encoding ZIP family metal transporter, producing the protein MIDWLLSLEAWQQALVGTGFTYFMTALGAGLVFFFKEIKKDILNMMLGFAAGVMIAASFWSLLDPAIKQAEENGSIAWLVVSFGFGLGGLFLYIADKTLPHMHFGPNHEKEGLPSHLKRTILLVFSITLHNIPEGLAVGVAFGAANSADDPKKAVLAAISVALGIGIQNFPEGAAVSIPLRQENLSRKKAFIYGQASGIVEPIAGIIGAVLVTKVTLLLPYALAFAAGAMIYVVVEELIPEAQQTVTSKRHFAVFGVMLGFIIMMILDVALG; encoded by the coding sequence ATAATTGATTGGCTGTTATCTTTAGAGGCTTGGCAACAAGCATTAGTGGGGACAGGATTCACATATTTTATGACAGCTTTGGGCGCGGGCTTGGTCTTCTTTTTTAAGGAAATCAAAAAAGATATTTTGAATATGATGTTAGGCTTTGCTGCTGGTGTGATGATTGCTGCAAGTTTTTGGTCATTGTTAGATCCAGCGATCAAGCAGGCAGAAGAAAATGGTAGTATTGCTTGGCTTGTGGTTAGTTTTGGATTTGGCTTGGGTGGATTATTTTTGTATATCGCAGATAAAACGTTACCGCATATGCATTTTGGTCCGAATCATGAAAAAGAGGGGCTACCTAGTCATTTAAAGCGGACGATTTTATTAGTATTTTCGATTACGTTGCATAATATTCCAGAGGGATTGGCTGTAGGTGTGGCATTTGGGGCAGCTAATTCGGCAGATGATCCTAAAAAAGCGGTGTTAGCAGCAATTTCAGTGGCATTGGGAATCGGTATTCAAAACTTTCCAGAAGGTGCGGCGGTTTCGATACCGTTGAGACAAGAAAATTTGAGTCGTAAGAAAGCGTTTATTTATGGTCAAGCTTCAGGAATTGTGGAACCAATTGCAGGAATCATTGGCGCGGTTTTAGTAACGAAAGTAACGTTATTATTGCCGTATGCGTTAGCATTTGCAGCTGGAGCAATGATTTATGTAGTCGTTGAAGAATTGATTCCAGAAGCGCAACAAACAGTGACGAGTAAGCGTCATTTTGCGGTATTCGGTGTGATGCTAGGTTTTATTATTATGATGATTTTAGATGTAGCTTTAGGATAA
- a CDS encoding alpha-keto acid decarboxylase family protein: MYTVADYLLDRLKELGIDEIFGVPGDYNLQFLDHITARQDLEWIGNANELNAAYMADGYARTKGISAFVTTFGVGELSAINGLAGSFAENVPVVEIVGSPTTTVQNDKKLVHHTLGDGNFLHFEKMHKEVTAAIAHLTAENALTEIDRVLTIAMIEKRPVYINLPIDVADFKVTPPLSPLSQSVEKLTDVETAILDKVEKALSQAKNPVVIAGHEILSYHIEHQLDEFIQKFNLPITTLPLGKSAFNEEDPHYLGTYSGSTTEEPLKNRVDTADLVLLLGAKLTDSATSGFSFGFTDQQIISIGSTEVLFYGETFEAVQLDRFVSALTTLSFCRYEDEIQPVTRISSQAIKDEKLSQKQFWEMVETFLIPGDTVIGEQGTSFFGLTNVALKRNMHFIGQPLWGSIGYTFPSALGSQLANQASRHLLFIGDGSLQLTVQELGTALREKLTPIVFVINNNGYTVEREIHGATEQYNDIPMWDYQNLPLVFGGNDQTVATYKVTTTIELDEVMKTARKDTKRLQWIEVVMDQEDAPELLKKLAKIFAKQNS, translated from the coding sequence ATGTATACTGTAGCGGATTATTTATTAGACCGTTTAAAAGAATTGGGTATCGATGAAATATTCGGCGTTCCTGGTGATTATAACCTACAATTTTTAGACCACATAACCGCAAGACAAGATCTTGAATGGATTGGCAATGCGAATGAGTTGAATGCAGCTTATATGGCAGATGGCTATGCTAGAACAAAAGGGATTTCAGCGTTTGTCACAACGTTTGGGGTTGGCGAATTAAGTGCTATCAATGGTTTAGCAGGAAGCTTTGCAGAAAATGTGCCTGTTGTTGAAATTGTGGGTTCACCAACAACGACCGTTCAGAATGATAAAAAACTTGTCCACCACACATTAGGCGACGGCAACTTTCTACACTTTGAAAAAATGCATAAAGAAGTAACAGCGGCTATTGCTCATCTAACAGCAGAAAATGCTTTAACTGAAATCGATCGTGTACTCACTATTGCTATGATTGAAAAACGCCCTGTTTATATTAATTTACCGATTGATGTTGCAGATTTCAAAGTGACTCCTCCTCTAAGCCCGTTAAGTCAATCAGTGGAAAAACTAACGGATGTTGAAACAGCTATTTTGGATAAAGTTGAAAAAGCATTATCTCAAGCAAAAAATCCAGTTGTGATTGCTGGTCATGAGATTTTAAGTTACCATATTGAACATCAATTGGATGAATTTATCCAAAAATTTAATCTGCCAATCACAACTTTACCACTTGGAAAGAGCGCATTTAATGAAGAAGACCCACATTATTTAGGCACTTACTCAGGTTCCACAACGGAAGAACCACTAAAAAATCGTGTTGATACAGCAGATTTGGTTTTACTATTAGGTGCTAAGTTGACAGATTCTGCTACGTCTGGCTTTAGTTTTGGCTTTACAGATCAACAAATTATTTCGATTGGCAGCACTGAAGTTTTGTTTTATGGCGAAACATTTGAAGCAGTACAGTTAGATCGTTTTGTTTCGGCTTTGACAACTCTTTCTTTTTGTAGATATGAAGATGAAATACAACCAGTAACTCGAATCTCAAGTCAAGCAATCAAAGATGAAAAACTATCACAAAAACAATTTTGGGAAATGGTAGAAACATTCCTTATTCCAGGCGATACTGTCATTGGCGAACAAGGCACCTCTTTCTTTGGCTTAACAAATGTTGCGTTAAAAAGAAATATGCATTTTATCGGCCAGCCTTTATGGGGCTCGATTGGCTACACATTCCCTTCTGCATTAGGGAGTCAACTTGCCAATCAAGCGAGTCGGCATCTTTTGTTTATTGGTGATGGATCCTTGCAACTGACTGTGCAGGAATTAGGGACTGCTTTAAGAGAAAAACTGACCCCAATTGTTTTTGTTATCAACAATAATGGTTATACAGTGGAACGAGAAATCCATGGCGCAACAGAACAATACAATGATATTCCGATGTGGGATTATCAAAACTTACCCTTAGTATTTGGTGGAAATGACCAAACCGTTGCAACCTACAAAGTCACTACAACAATCGAGTTAGATGAAGTCATGAAGACCGCTAGAAAAGATACAAAACGATTACAATGGATCGAAGTTGTAATGGACCAAGAAGATGCACCTGAGTTATTGAAAAAACTAGCGAAAATTTTTGCAAAACAAAATTCTTAG